The Camelina sativa cultivar DH55 chromosome 14, Cs, whole genome shotgun sequence genome includes a window with the following:
- the LOC104741760 gene encoding carbon catabolite repressor protein 4 homolog 4 isoform X1 — translation MFSTTLHHLPRPIRSSFTSSRVCRKIVSRRMSTNPAIEPKVRKFESVEGADISSRSQSDGIRFRLVSYNILAQVYVKSALLPHSPPACFKWKARSHAIHSVLKNLEADFFCLQEVDEYDSFYRKTMDSLGYSGIYIQRTGQRKRDGCAIFYKPSCAELVTKERIEYNDLVDSVKADSVTCSEQKIETSNEGKGDEKAKDSRKDSRDLNDPLVRLKRDCVGIMAAFRINKPFQHIVIVANTHLYWDPELADVKLAQAKYLLSRLAQFRALISDEFECTPSVLLAGDFNSIPGDKVYSYLVSGNVKPAETIIEEEAPLPLSSVYEVTRGEPKFTNCTPGFTNTLDYIFFSPSDFIKPVSILQLPEPESPDVVGFLPNHHHPSDHLPIGAEFEICQ, via the exons ATGTTTAGTACTACTCTGCATCATCTTCCTCGTCCGATTCGTTCTTCTTTCACCAG TTCTCGAGTTTGCAGGAAAATTGTTTCAAGAAGAATGAGTACGAATCCAGCAATTGAACCAAAAGTTCGCAAATTCGAATCCGTTGAAGGAGCTGATATTAGTTCAAGAAGCCAATCTGATG GTATCAGATTCCGTCTTGTTTCGTATAACATCTTAGCtcag GTTTATGTGAAGAGCGCCCTTCTCCCACACTCTCCACCTGCCTGTTTCAA ATGGAAAGCTCGTTCACATGCAATTCACAGCGTTCTCAAAAATCTTGAGGCTGATTTCTTTTGCCTGCAG GAAGTAGATGAGTACGATAGCTTTTACAGAAAAACCATGGACTCTCTGGGCTATTCTGGGATTTATATTCAGAGAACAGGACAGAGGAAGCGTGATGGTTGTGCAATCTTCTACAAGCCAAGCTG TGCAGAGTTGGTCACCAAGGAACGGATCGAATATAATGATCTTGTGGACTCAGTAAAGGCAGATAGTGTTACCTGCAGCGAACAGAAGATTGAGACATCCAACGAAGGAAAAGGTGATGAGAAAGCGAAAG ATTCTCGAAAAGACAGTCGTGACCTTAATGATCCACTAGTGAGACTAAAACGCGATTGTGTTGGTATAATGGCTGCTTTTAGAATCAACAAGCCATTTCAGCACATTGTTATTGTGGCAAACACACATCTTTACTG GGACCCCGAATTGGCTGATGTCAAGCTTGCTCAAGCCAAGTATCTACTATCACGACTAGCTCAGTTCAGAGCGCTAATATCAGATGAATTTGAGTGCACACCTTCGGTGTTACTAGCTGGTGACTTCAATTCAATTCCTGGGGATAAG GTTTATAGTTACCTAGTATCGGGTAATGTAAAACCTGCAGAGACcataatagaagaagaagctccactTCCTCTGTCTAGTGTCTATGAAGTCACAAGAGGAGAGCCTAAGTTCACAAATTGCACTCCTGGCTTCACAAACACCCTTGActacatcttcttctctccttctgaCTTCATCAAACCTGTGAGTATCCTCCAACTACCTGAACCGGAATCTCCAGATGTTGTCGGTTTCTTACCGAATCATCATCACCCGAGTGATCATTTACCAATAGGAGCTGAGTTTGAGATTTGTCAGTGA
- the LOC104741756 gene encoding vitellogenin-2-like has product MADFGYFSDTDDSAVEELVSQARELSALEQIAAINCSGFTDSTLPDDLESRFRRLKSLPAPPRTDPVSSSSSKKTKKHLSQSKSVASHHPKEDTNFSGNRRNQGKNPGSVSLSDEDSSKTSRNKRDLDLKSSSRAELVSNGSGDFSDSGNISESKLFSPVKQTKKEKRRVVSSSSSSPSSIDLATPPSTDSEPEKKSKSKSSSWFDKLSPSKIIGSIWRSSPKKSPTNNKNLKSCKSFNTAAYSSGRERNLDFDEFLSDLNAFPVEDQRKMLKKALKEQQKMRKEAAAIIKMAKQASAKFDFDD; this is encoded by the coding sequence ATGGCGGATTTTGGGTATTTTTCTGATACAGACGATTCAGCAGTAGAGGAACTGGTTTCTCAAGCGAGGGAGCTCTCTGCTTTGGAGCAAATAGCTGCGATCAATTGTTCTGGATTCACCGATTCTACTCTCCCCGATGATCTCGAATCTCGTTTCCGTCGCCTCAAATCTCTTCCAGCTCCTCCACGAACCGACCCggtttcgtcttcttcgtcgaagaaaacgaagaagcaTCTCTCACAGTCCAAGAGCGTGGCGAGTCATCATCCCAAGGAGGATACAAATTTCTCAGGAAATCGAAGAAATCAAGGTAAAAATCCTGGTTCTGTGAGTTTATCTGATGAAGATTCGAGTAAAACCTCGAGAAACAAACGAGATCTGGACTTGAAATCGAGTTCGCGAGCTGAGCTCGTCTCTAATGGAAGTGGAGATTTCTCAGATTCTGGAAACATCAGTGAGAGTAAGCTTTTCTCGCCAgtgaaacaaaccaaaaaggaGAAACGCAGAGtcgtatcatcatcatcgtcttcgcCATCTTCGATTGATTTAGCTACACCACCATCAACAGATTCAGAAccagaaaagaaatcaaaatcaaagtcCTCCTCATGGTTCGACAAGCTATCTCCGTCGAAGATCATCGGATCAATTTGGCGTTCGTCACCGAAGAAATCACCAACCAACAACAAGAATCTCAAAAGTTGTAAATCGTTTAACACTGCTGCTTACTCTTCTGGTCGAGAGAGGAACCTCGATTTCGACGAGTTTTTGTCTGATCTGAATGCGTTTCCAGTCGAAGATCAGAGAAAAATGTTGAAGAAAGCTCTCAAAGAGCAGCagaagatgagaaaagaagCAGCCGCGATCATCAAAATGGCCAAACAGGCTTCAGCCAAATTCGATTTTGatgattga
- the LOC104743695 gene encoding vinorine synthase-like — protein MKIFDVSFTGEFIVKASGDQPEKVNSLTLSNLDLLSGRFPVTYFYFYPKQPNVSFETIFKSLQASLSETLNYFHPFAGQIVTNEASQEEPIIICNNNGALLVEARASVDLKSLDFYNLDALLQSKLVRVNPDFSLQIQATEFECGGLAITFTFDHALGDASSFGKFLTLWSEISRNQPVSCVPDHRRNLLRARSPPCYDPHLDKTFIKCSEEDIKNIAMPKTLIKRLNHIDASSIDKLQVLATVNGESRTKIEAFSAYVWKKMVDSIESGHKTCKMGWLVDGRGRRPALVLSSGRRFPVAELDFGFGAPFLGTVCSTVEKIGVGYLNQRPSACNDGSWSVSAIVWPELAEAFESDSVFQPMSAKHLQLQT, from the exons ATGAAGATCTTTGATGTGAGTTTCACCGGAGAGTTCATCGTCAAAGCTTCCGGAGACCAACCGGAGAAAGTTAATAGCCTTACTCTCTCAAATCTCGACCTTCTTTCCGGCCGTTTTCCGGTGACATACTTTTACTTCTACCCCAAGCAACCGAATGTATCCTTTGAAACAATCTTCAAATCCCTCCAAGCCTCTCTCTCGGAAACTCTCAACTACTTCCATCCTTTCGCGGGTCAGATTGTTACCAACGAAGCCTCTCAAGAGGAGCCTATAATCATCTGCAACAACAATGGAGCTTTGCTTGTCGAAGCCAGGGCCAGTGTTGATCtcaaaagtttggatttttacaATCTTGATGCGCTTCTCCAGTCAAAGCTGGTACGGGTTAACCCGGATTTCTCTTTACAGATTCAAGCGACAGAGTTCGAATGCGGAGGCCTCGCTATAACATTCACGTTCGATCATGCTTTAGGAGACGCGAGCTCCTTTGGGAAATTCCTCACTTTGTGGTCAGAGATATCGAGAAACCAGCCAGTTTCTTGTGTACCAGATCACCGGAGAAATCTCCTCCGGGCACGGTCTCCTCCATGTTATGACCCTCACTTGGACAAAACATTCATAAAATGCAGCGAGGAAGACATTAAGAACATAGCAATGCCTAAAACGCTCATCAAGCGTCTCAATCACATCGACGCTTCGAGCATAGACAAGTTGCAAGTTCTAGCTACTGTTAACGGAGAGAGCAGGACAAAGATTGAAGCTTTCTCCGCTTATGTGTGGAAGAAAATGGTGGATTCTATAGAGAGCGGTCATAAAACCTGCAAGATGGGATGGCTTGTTGACGGTAGAGGAAGAC GACCAGCTTTGGTTTTGTCTTCAGGAAGACGGTTCCCTGTGGCTGAAttggattttggatttggtGCTCCTTTCCTAGGAACTGTATGTTCAACGGTTGAGAAGATAGGAGTTGGTTACCTGAACCAGCGACCTAGCGCCTGCAATGATGGCTCTTGGTCAGTTTCTGCTATCGTCTGGCCTGAACTCGCTGAAGCTTTTGAGTCTGACTCAGTTTTTCAACCAATGTCTGCGAAACATCTTCAACTCCAGACCTGA
- the LOC104743694 gene encoding probable aspartic protease At2g35615 encodes MVTKTFLLCSLLAIFFVFASTSSAHGRNLTVELIHRDSPHSPLYNPHHTVSDRLNAAFLRSISRSRRFSTKTDLQSGLISNGGEYFMSISIGTPPSKVLAIADTGSDLTWIQCKPCQQCYKQNSPLFDKNKSSTYKTASCDSKPCQALSEHEEGCDASRDICKYRYSYGDESFTKGEVATETISIDSPSGSPVSFPGTAFGCGYNNGGTFEETGYGIIGLGGGPLSLVSQIGSSIGKKFSYCLSHTSSTTNGTSVINLGTNSIPSKPSNDSATLTTPLVVKDPNTYYFLNLEAITVGKTKLPYTGGGYSLNAKSKKTTGNIIIDSGTTLTLLESGFYDDFGAAVEKSVTGAKRVSDPQGVLTHCYKSGDKAIGLPEITMHFTNADVKLSPINAFVKLSEDMVCMSIIPTTEVAIYGNLIQMDFLVGYDLESKTVSFQHIDCSANL; translated from the exons ATGGTAACCAAAACATTCCTTCTATGTTCTCTCTTAGCCATCTTCTTCGTGTTCGCTTCCACTTCTTCAGCTCACGGGAGAAACTTAACCGTCGAGCTAATCCACCGTGACTCTCCTCACTCACCACTTTACAACCCTCACCACACCGTCTCCGACCGTCTAAACGCCGCTTTTCTCCGTTCAATCTCCCGTTCCCGTCGTTTCTCAACCAAAACCGATCTCCAATCCGGTTTAATCTCAAACGGCGGCGAATACTTCATGTCCATCTCAATCGGTACTCCACCGTCCAAAGTCCTAGCCATCGCTGACACGGGAAGTGACCTAACGTGGATCCAATGCAAGCCATGTCAACAATGTTACAAGCAAAACAGTCCACTCTTCGACAAGAACAAGTCTTCCACCTACAAAACCGCATCTTGTGATTCAAAACCCTGCCAGGCTTTGTCCGAACACGAAGAAGGGTGCGACGCATCGAGAGACATCTGCAAATACCGTTACTCTTATGGAGACGAATCGTTTACCAAAGGAGAAGTTGCAACCGAAACAATCTCCATCGATTCTCCATCTGGCTCCCCTGTTTCTTTCCCTGGTACAGCCTTCGGCTGCGGCTACAACAACGGTGGTACGTTCGAAGAAACTGGCTACGGAATCATTGGACTTGGAGGCGGTCCGTTATCGTTAGTCTCCCAGATCGGTTCTTCAATAGGTAAGAAGTTCTCGTATTGCTTGTCACACACGTCATCAACAACAAACGGTACAAGCGTTATAAACTTAGGAACCAACTCGATACCTTCCAAGCCAAGCAACGATTCCGCTACTCTCACTACGCCGCTAGTCGTAAAAGATCCCAACACTTACTATTTCTTGAATCTCGAAGCAATCACAGTCGGCAAAACCAAGCTTCCATACACCGGAGGAGG TTATAGTTTAAACgccaaatcaaagaaaacaactgGGAACATCATAATCGATTCTGGAACTACGCTTACACTTCTCGAATCAGGATTTTACGATGATTTTGGTGCGGCGGTGGAAAAATCAGTGACGGGAGCTAAACGAGTGAGTGATCCACAGGGGGTTTTAACACACTGTTACAAATCCGGAGACAAAGCGATCGGTTTGCCGGAGATAACAATGCACTTCACTAACGCCGACGTGAAGCTGAGTCCGATCAATGCGTTCGTGAAACTGAGTGAAGATATGGTGTGCATGAGTATAATCCCGACAACTGAAGTTGCTATCTACGGGAACTTGATTCAGATGGACTTTCTAGTCGGGTATGACTTGGAGAGTAAAACTGTGTCGTTTCAACACATTGATTGCTCTGCTAACTTGTAA
- the LOC104741757 gene encoding protein NUCLEAR FUSION DEFECTIVE 4-like, with protein sequence MGFVGYGVQWLVITNLITLPYSLVFLCCLLAGLSICWFNTACFILCIRHFPNNRALALSLTVSFNGISAALYSLAFNAINPSSSNLYLLLNSLVPLVVSFAALYPVLSKPTIDPSPDSESRRHDSHVFTILNVLAVMTSFHLLLSSSSTSSARLNLLGAIVLLVFPLCGPLIVYARDYFLPVINHRLTHESSGYVMLYIDELKSQKESVSGYELMGNIVRLGDEHSFRLLITRLEFWLYYIAYLCGGTIGLVYSNNLGQIAQSLGQNSTTLVTIYSSFSFFGRLLSAAPDFMHKRYRLTRTGWFTIALLPTPFAFFLLAVSSSQQTALQTATALIGLSSGFIFAAAVSITSDLFGPNSVGVNHNILITNIPIGSLLYGYIAASIYEANASPEITMIVSDSIVCLGRDCYFKTFMFWGFLSILGVVSSLLLYIRTKPVYHRLEQDQGSITSSSYKDLDPL encoded by the exons ATGGGATTTGTTGGTTATGGTGTTCAGTGGCTTGTCATCACCAACCTCATCACTCTGCCTTATTCTCTG GTGTTTCTCTGCTGCTTGTTGGCTGGATTAAGTATATGTTGGTTCAACACAGCTTGTTTCATCCTCTGCATTCGTCATTTCCCGAACAATCGTGCTCTGGCTTTATCTTTAACAGTAAGCTTCAATGGAATCAGTGCAGCTTTATACTCCCTTGCTTTCAATGCAATTAACCCGTCGTCTTCAAACTTATACCTTCTGCTGAACTCTTTGGTTCCCCTTGTTGTTTCCTTTGCTGCCCTTTACCCGGTTCTTAGTAAACCAACTATAGACCCTAGTCCAGACAGTGAGTCCCGACGACATGACTCTCATGTGTTTACTATTTTGAATGTGTTAGCCGTCATGACTAGTTTCCACCTTCTACTATCGAGTTCCAGTACTTCATCAGCTCGGTTGAATCTTCTCGGAGCTatagttcttttggtttttccCTTGTGTGGTCCTCTTATCGTTTATGCTCGGGATTACTTTCTTCCGGTTATTAACCATCGTTTAACCCATGAAAGCTCTGGCTATGTTATGCTTTACATAGATGAGCTCAAGAGCCAAAAAGAGTCTGTTTCCGGATATGAACTTATGGGGAACATAGTGAGGCTAGGTGATGAACACTCGTTTCGATTGCTCATAACTAGATTGGAGTTTTGGTTATACTACATTGCGTATTTATGTGGTGGCACGATTGGTCTTGTTTATAGCAACAATTTGGGACAGATTGCTCAGTCTTTGGGACAAAACTCTACAACCCTTGTCACAATCTACTCTTCATTCTCCTTCTTCGGTCGGTTGCTCTCTGCCGCACCAGATTTTATGCACAA GAGATATCGTTTGACAAGAACCGGCTGGTTTACAATCGCACTTTTACCAACTCCATTCGCTTTCTTTTTACTGGCGGTATCATCCTCACAACAAACAGCATTGCAAACCGCAACCGCCTTAATCGGTCTGAGCTCAGGTTTCATATTCGCAGCAGCAGTCTCCATAACATCTGATCTCTTCGGACCCAATAGCGTAGGTGTTAACCACAACATTCTCATCACAAACATACCAATCGGCTCACTCTTATACGGTTACATCGCTGCCTCCATTTACGAAGCCAACGCAAGCCCTGAGATAACAATGATCGTGTCTGACTCAATTGTTTGCTTAGGAAGAGACTGCTACTTCAAAACATTTATGTTTTGGGGCTTCTTGTCTATCCTCGGCGTCGTGTCAAGTCTGTTGCTGTACATAAGAACCAAACCGGTTTATCACCGGCTTGAACAAGACCAGGGTTCAATAACATCGTCATCATACAAGGATCTTGATCCATTGTAA
- the LOC104741760 gene encoding carbon catabolite repressor protein 4 homolog 4 isoform X2, protein MFSTTLHHLPRPIRSSFTSSRVCRKIVSRRMSTNPAIEPKVRKFESVEGADISSRSQSDGIRFRLVSYNILAQVYVKSALLPHSPPACFKWKARSHAIHSVLKNLEADFFCLQEVDEYDSFYRKTMDSLGYSGIYIQRTGQRKRDGCAIFYKPSCAELVTKERIEYNDLVDSVKADSVTCSEQKIETSNEGKDSRKDSRDLNDPLVRLKRDCVGIMAAFRINKPFQHIVIVANTHLYWDPELADVKLAQAKYLLSRLAQFRALISDEFECTPSVLLAGDFNSIPGDKVYSYLVSGNVKPAETIIEEEAPLPLSSVYEVTRGEPKFTNCTPGFTNTLDYIFFSPSDFIKPVSILQLPEPESPDVVGFLPNHHHPSDHLPIGAEFEICQ, encoded by the exons ATGTTTAGTACTACTCTGCATCATCTTCCTCGTCCGATTCGTTCTTCTTTCACCAG TTCTCGAGTTTGCAGGAAAATTGTTTCAAGAAGAATGAGTACGAATCCAGCAATTGAACCAAAAGTTCGCAAATTCGAATCCGTTGAAGGAGCTGATATTAGTTCAAGAAGCCAATCTGATG GTATCAGATTCCGTCTTGTTTCGTATAACATCTTAGCtcag GTTTATGTGAAGAGCGCCCTTCTCCCACACTCTCCACCTGCCTGTTTCAA ATGGAAAGCTCGTTCACATGCAATTCACAGCGTTCTCAAAAATCTTGAGGCTGATTTCTTTTGCCTGCAG GAAGTAGATGAGTACGATAGCTTTTACAGAAAAACCATGGACTCTCTGGGCTATTCTGGGATTTATATTCAGAGAACAGGACAGAGGAAGCGTGATGGTTGTGCAATCTTCTACAAGCCAAGCTG TGCAGAGTTGGTCACCAAGGAACGGATCGAATATAATGATCTTGTGGACTCAGTAAAGGCAGATAGTGTTACCTGCAGCGAACAGAAGATTGAGACATCCAACGAAGGAAAAG ATTCTCGAAAAGACAGTCGTGACCTTAATGATCCACTAGTGAGACTAAAACGCGATTGTGTTGGTATAATGGCTGCTTTTAGAATCAACAAGCCATTTCAGCACATTGTTATTGTGGCAAACACACATCTTTACTG GGACCCCGAATTGGCTGATGTCAAGCTTGCTCAAGCCAAGTATCTACTATCACGACTAGCTCAGTTCAGAGCGCTAATATCAGATGAATTTGAGTGCACACCTTCGGTGTTACTAGCTGGTGACTTCAATTCAATTCCTGGGGATAAG GTTTATAGTTACCTAGTATCGGGTAATGTAAAACCTGCAGAGACcataatagaagaagaagctccactTCCTCTGTCTAGTGTCTATGAAGTCACAAGAGGAGAGCCTAAGTTCACAAATTGCACTCCTGGCTTCACAAACACCCTTGActacatcttcttctctccttctgaCTTCATCAAACCTGTGAGTATCCTCCAACTACCTGAACCGGAATCTCCAGATGTTGTCGGTTTCTTACCGAATCATCATCACCCGAGTGATCATTTACCAATAGGAGCTGAGTTTGAGATTTGTCAGTGA
- the LOC104741759 gene encoding phospholipase SGR2 — translation MEEDREARLGTREVNNETSPDLLKNTPSNIARLEDVIEQCYGRQKYLAQTTSPSDGSDVRWYFCKVPLAENELAASVPRTDVVGKSEYFRFGMRDSLAIEASFLQREDELLSLWWKEYAECSEGPRPQVNSKNKSVKQSTETPSEASVSSSLYEVEEERVGVPVKGGLYEVDLVRRHCFPVYWNGDNRRVLRGHWFARKGGLDWLPIPETLSEQLEVAYRNKVWRRRSFQPSGLFAARIDLQGSSLGLHALFTGEDDTWEAWLNVDPSGFSGIVGYTGNGIKLRRGYAGSYSSKPTQEEQRQQREEEMDDYCSQVPVRHLVFMVHGIGQKVEKSNLVDDVGNFRQITAALADRHLTSHQRSTQRVLFIPCQWRKGLKLSGEAAVDKCTLDGVRRLREMLSATVHDVLYYMSPIYCQAIIDSVSKQLNRLYLKFLKRNPDYVGKISIYGHSLGSVLSYDILCHQHNLSSPFPMDSVYKKFFPDEESPPVPANADKPCSSHPSSNHEPEKYNQLNNTEAITGQDDNNLMAKESTVLEHHHVIQEAPSLISDSVVDNVDLERRGSQEDNHHDYSGALSSQDRPDGAGCETPDSSSFCQDQLCEQENGNSNNEETIKLLQEEVNLLRSKVAQLQSENARIMSDEKAKAPTEDAKAPTSFTPFIKYQKLEFKVDTFFAVGSPLGVFLALRNIRLGIGKGQDYWEEENAIEEMPACRRMFNIFHPYDPVAYRLEPLVCKEYLPKRPVIIPYHRGGKRLHVGLQDFKEDFAARSQRVMNHFDSVRTRVLTICQSKSADKLDEIEETDDEKDGRSDGSLMIERLTGTQDGRIDHMLQDKTFEHPYLQAIGAHTNYWRDNDTALFIIKHLYRELQDEPNSPAGSTEGDDSPKDSSRPHSWIDRRYDNYDDEELPLTFSDKQIVRSFSAEAKKHLKKP, via the exons ATGGAAGAAGATAGAGAGGCACGTTTAGGTACTCGGGAGGTTAATAATGAAACTTCTCCGGATTTGTTGAAGAATACGCCTTCGAACATTGCGAGGTTAGAAGATGTGATTGAGCAATGCTATGGTAGACAAAAGTATCTTGCTCAGACTACAAGTCCTTCTGATGGGAGTGATGTTCGTTGGTACTTTTGTAAAGTTCCTCTGGCTGAAAACg AATTAGCTGCTTCAGTACCTCGCACTGACGTAGTTGGGAAGAGTGAATATTTCCGTTTTGGTATGAGGGATTCTCTTGCGATTGAGGCTTCTTTCCTTCAG AGAGAAGATGAGTTGTTGTCACTCTGGTGGAAAGAGTATGCAGAATGCAGTGAAGGCCCGAGACCACAAgttaattctaaaaataaatcagttaAGCAGTCAACTGAAACTCCGTCTGAAGCTTCTGTGTCCTCTAGTCTATATGAAGTTGAAGAGGAGAGAGTTGGTGTACCTGTTAAGGGTGGGCTTTATGAG GTAGACTTGGTGAGGAGGCATTGTTTTCCTGTGTATTGGAATGGAGATAATCGGCGTGTGCTTAGAGGCCATTGGTTTGCTCGTAAAGGTGGCCTAGACTGGCTTCCAATTCCAGAAACTCTTTCTGAGCAGTTGGAGGTTGCATATCGTAACAAG GTTTGGCGCAGAAGAAGTTTTCAACCCTCTGGGCTTTTTGCAGCTCGTATCGATTTGCAGGGTTCCAGTCTG GGACTCCATGCTCTCTTTACTGGGGAGGATGACACCTGGGAAGCGTGGCTTAATGTTGATCCTTCTGGGTTCTCTGGCATTGTTGGATATACTGGGAATGGTATTAAGTTGAGACGTGGTTATGCTGGCTCTTACTCTTCAAAACCTACGCAG GAAGAACAACGACAACAAAGGGAGGAAGAAATGGATGACTACTGTTCCCAA GTCCCTGTTCGGCATCTTGTATTTATGGTTCATGGTATTGGTCAAAAAGTAGAAAAATCCAATCTTGTTGACGATGTTGGAAACTTTCGTCAAATCACAGCAGCTTTAGCGGATCGTCATCTAACCTCTCATCAGCGCAGCACTCAACGAGTCCTCTTCATCCCATGCCAG TGGAGAAAGGGTCTAAAGCTAAGTGGTGAAGCTGCTGTTGATAAATGTACTTTAGACGGTGTACGGCGTTTGCGAGAGATGCTGAGCGCAACTGTTCACGATGTGTTATATTACATGAGCCCCATTTATTGTCAGGCTATAATTGATTCG GTTTCAAAGCAGTTGAATAGACTGTATCTAAAATTTTTGAAGCGGAATCCTGACTACGTTGGAAAG ATTTCCATTTATGGACACTCTCTGGGGAGTGTTCTCTCCTATGACATCTTATGTCATCAGCACAATTTGTCATCCCCATTCCCAATGGATTCAGTATACAAGAAATTTTTTCCAGATGAAGAATCTCCTCCAGTTCCAGCTAACGCTGACAAACCTTGTAGTTCACATCCATCATCAAATCATGAGCCAGAGAAATATAACCAGTTGAATAACACCGAGGCAATCACTGGTCAAGATGATAATAACTTGATGGCTAAAGAATCAACGGTATTGGAGCATCACCATGTCATCCAGGAAGCTCCTTCGTTGATCTCTGATTCTGTTGTAGACAACGTGGATTTGGAAAGAAGAGGCAGCCAGGAGGACAACCATCATGATTATAGTGGTGCTCTTTCCTCACAGGATAGACCAGATGGAGCGGGCTGTGAAACACCTGATTCTTCATCCTTTTGTCAAGATCAATTATGTGAGCAAGAAAATGGAAACTCTAATAATGAGGAGACTATTAAGTTGTTACAAGAAGAG GTTAACTTATTGAGGTCAAAAGTAGCACAACTGCAATCAGAGAATGCCAGAATAATGTCTGATG AAAAAGCCAAGGCGCCAACTGAAGATGCCAAGGCACCTACAAGCTTTACTCCTTTTATCAAGTACCAAAAGCTTGAGTTCAAG GTTGACACTTTCTTTGCTGTTGGGTCTCCCCTTGGAGTTTTTCTCGCCCTTCGAAATATACGTCTTGGGATAG GTAAGGGACAAGATTACTGGGAAGAGGAGAATGCTATTGAAGAGATGCCAGCTTGTCGTCGAATGTTCAACATTTTTCACCCCTATGATCCTGTTGCATATAG ATTGGAGCCACTTGTCTGCAAAGAGTACCTTCCCAAGAGACCTGTTATTATTCCGTACCACAGAGGTGGCAAGCGGTTGCATGTTGGATTGCAG GATTTCAAAGAGGATTTTGCAGCACGTTCACAGAGAGTAATGAATCATTTTGATTCAGTAAGG ACAAGAGTTCTCACTATATGTCAATCCAAAAGTGCGGATAAACTAGACG AGATAGAAGAAACTGATGACGAAAAGGATGGAAGGTCCGATGGTTCCTTAATGATTGAGAGATTAACTGGAACGCAAGACGGTCGAATAGATCACATGCTCCAG GATAAAACCTTTGAGCATCCTTATCTACAAGCCATAGGAGCTCATAC AAACTATTGGAGAGATAATGATACTGCTCTTTTCATAATTAAACACTTGTATCGCGAGCTACAAGACGAACCAAACTCACCCGCGGGATCCACCGAAGGAGATGATAGTCCAAAAGACTCAAGTAGACCTCACAGCTGGATAGACAGAAGATATGATaattatgatgatgaagagcttcCTTTAACATTCTCCGACAAACAAATCGTTAGAAGCTTCTCCGCAGAAGCCAAGAAACATTTGAAGAAGCCTTAA